In the Desulfitobacterium hafniense DCB-2 genome, GCAATCCCAGAATGAATTTCCTTGAAGTTTCTTTTAAAGAACAAAAGAACGGCCTCTGTGCCGGTCTGGGGGGGGTTCTCCTGTCGGTTCCCCCTGTCCGGGGGGCGGCACTTCGGGCAAAAGGCTGCCGGCAGGGCGGGAAGGCAATTCTGGGCATCAGAGCTGAACATCTTGCCTTGCGCCCCCTGGAGGGGAGATTTCCGGCCTGCCCGCCGGAGCTGCCTTTGGTGCGGGGAAGGCTGGAATTTACCGAGCTGCGGGGAGCGGAGAACTATCACTACGTCACGGTTCAGGGAAGGGAGGTTGTGGTCAGAGCCCAGCCGGAATACCGGGGAGAAGCAGGGCAGGAAGTGGAGATCGTTTTTAATCTGGCCCAAGCTCATTTCTTTGCTCCGGAAAGCGGGGTGAATATGGAAACGGAGGGGCAGGAACACTGCGTATCCAGGGAACAAATGGATAGTGGACTTATGTAAACAAATTATCGTCGGATTTTATATAAAGGGGTGGCTAAGATGAACAATACTATTTCGTGCCTGCTGAGTAAAAAAAGAGTTTATCTCCTTTTGAGCCTGGGGCTGGTCCTGCTGCTGGGAGTATTTGCGGTTGGCTGCGGCAATTCACAAGTCAGCGGAGCTGCCGGGGGCAGCAATACCCTGACCATTTCCGTGGTGACCAAGGACATATACCTGGATGCTGCCGTGAAGAAATTTGAGGAACTCCATCCGGGGGTGACGGTTAAGGTGGAGGAATACACCTCCAACCCGCTGCCGGCGTCCTCAGGAGGCAAAAACCAGGAAATGATCCTCCGGAAGGAAGATCCCGCCGATATCGAAAAATACCTGACGGCTATGAATGCCCAACTTATGACCGGGCAGGGCAGCGATATTCTGCTCTTAAACCATCTGCCCTATGAGACTTATGCCGATAAAAATCTGCTGGTCGATATAGGCCAATTGATGGAGTCGGACCCAGGCTTCGACCTGAGCAAATACTACGGAAACATACTGGAGGCTTTGAAATATAAAGACAGCCTCTATGGGCTGCCCCTCAGCTTCAGTGTGGATATGATGGCCGCCGACAAAGCGTTGCTGGAAAATTCCCAGGTGGAGATTGATGACAGCACCTGGACCTGGGAGGATTTTGTGCAGGCAGCGGAAAAAGTCATTGAAGACAGAAACGGGGGAGAGGACGGGGAGATTTACGCCTTGGCCGGTATGAATGAAACCATGCTGATCACTTCTTTGGTCCGGGAGAATTTCAGCAAACTGGTGGATGGGGAAAAGAAGGAGGCTTATTTTGACAGTCAGGAATTTCTGGACCTCCTGAATTTATGCCGCTATCTGATTGACCATAACCTGCTGAACACGGAACCGAGTCAGAATAAAGCCATGGAGCTGGCGGCCAGGGGTAATCTTGTTTTTAGTATAACGTCTCTTAAAGGGCTGGTTAATCTGCAAACACTCAAAGCTACTTTTGGCGGGGAAGTTCAGCTGTTGAAGCCTCCCGGCCAGGAAGGCGATCTTTCCTTTTCCACTGATAGCTTGTACGGGATCAACAACAACTCCGCTAACCAGGAACTGGCCTGGGAATTCCTCAAGTTTTTGGTATCCGATGAGATGATGAGTCAGTCAATGTTTTTGGGAATGCCAGTCAATAAAAGCGTTGTTCCCGAAATGATTAACCAAGCTAACGATACCGCCCAGAAGCGCGGAGCAAAGATCATGATGAAATCGGCAGGTGAGAGCCAGGCTCAGAATATAACCCTGGAGCCCCTGGCTCAGGAAGATATAGATTTCGTGGAAAGCCTGCTGACCAAGGCCAATGTCTATAACGGCACCAATCAAAAGATCCTCTCTATTGTCCAGGAGGAAACAACGGCTTTCTTCACCGGGCAGAAAAGTGCGGAAATGACCGCCAAGCTGATTCAGGACAGGGTCAATACGTATTTGCATGAGTGATAATCAGGAATAGGCTTCTTTATAAAACGCCGGCTGCCCAGCCGGCGTTTTTGGCTGTTCGTTTTTAGCCGGACATGGAGGAATTGAATCCATGGCTAAAGAATCTTAACTAGGTAGATGATAAACGATGAAGGGTTTGAGCAGATGTGAAGATGCATAGGGACTCCGTATCCCTGAATTCTTATGAGGAAATGGCGGAATACTATTTCAGCTATGTGGACCGGAAGCCTTTTAACGCCTATTATGAAAGGCCGGCCACTCTATCCCTGCTGCCGGATGTAGCCGGCAAAAGGGTTTTGGATGCGGGTTGTGCCGCCGGGTGGTATACCCAGTGGCTGCTGGATAAGGGGGCGGCAGTAACTGCCGTGGATTTTAGTGCCGGGATGATCGAAATGACCCGCAAGCGGGTGGGGGAGCGGGCGGAAATTATCAGAGCCGATCTGAATGAGCCCCTTGATTTTATGGCGAAGGAGTCCTGTGATATCGTCCTTTCCTCCCTGGCTCTCCATTATTTGAAAGACTGGACCCTGGTGATGAGTGAATTCCACCGGATACTGGCCAAAGGCGGCCTGCTTATCTTCTCCGTCCATCATCCTTTTATGGATTTTACGGTGTTTCAAAGAGACAACTATTTTCTGACGGAATTGCTGGATGATGAATGGGAGACCCAGAAGGGTAAAGTAAAGGTACAGTTTTACCGCAGGCCCTTGAGCCAAATCCTTTCGGCGGTACTTGAAGCCGGATTCCTGCTCGAAAAAGTGTTGGAACCCATGCCCACCGAGGAGTTTAAGTCAGCACAGCCGGATGCCTACCGGAGATTGACCTATAAACCTCAGTTCTTATTTTTAAGGGCAAGAAAACCATGAGTTTTGGCGCAGGGTTGCAGGACAGCACAGCGGAAAGGAAGGGTCATCACTATGGCTGAGAAAAGAATGGCTTATCTGGCAGCGATAATCTATGCCTTCATTATCGGACTATCCTTTATGTTTGTTAAATTGACTTTAACAGTAGCGACACCCTTGGATACTTTAGCACACCGTTTTACCGTTGCCTTTTTGGCAGCAACGCTTTTTATCTTCTTTACTAAACACAAGGTGAACATAGGTTGGCATGATGTTGCCCAAATTGCGCCTCTGGCCACCTTGTATCCTATTTTGTTTTTTGGCTTCCAAATCTTTGGTTTGGCCCGAACCACTTCTTCAGAAGCGGGAATCATCCAATCCACCGTGCCTATTTTCACTTTGCTGTTAGCAGTCTTCATTTTGAAGGAAAAGGTCGGCCGGGGACAGCTTATTTCGGTATTTTTATCAGTGTTTGGCGTTATTTATTTGCTTGCCATGAGTGGAGCAGAATCTCAAACAGCTAATATAGTAGGAAGTGTCCTTATTATTCTTTCCGCTTTTACGAACGCTTTGTATAATGTTTTGGCACGCAGGCTTACCCAACGCTATTCCTTATTGACTCTGACTTATATTATGACCTTATTTGGTTTTATCGCCTTTAATAGTTTGGCCATTGGCAGCCGTGTGCTCGCAGGAACAGTGGGTGAGTTTTTTCAACCTTTGCTCCACTGGCAATTTGTAGTTGCTGTTTTGTATTTGGGAATATTATCCTCCCTGGTAACCTCCTTCCTGGCCAACTTTGTTTTATCCAAGATAGAAGCTGCCAAAATGAGTGTATTCAGCAATGTTGCCACCCTCATCACCATTCTCGCCGGCATTTTATTTTTACAGGAGGCTTTTCATTTCTATCATGTCATTGGCGGCATGATGATTATCACCGGTGTTGTGGGGACAAATTTGATGGGGGCAAGGAGCAAAGCAAAGGAAAAGGCTAAGACTAAGGATGTTGAAGAATGACGCTTTACTATAACTATTTAGGAAAATATAAAATCCCCTTTTTGATTGCGGTGCTCTGTGTGACTCTGGAAGCAGTCTGTGATTTGCTGGGACCTACCCTGATGGCCCGCATTATCAATCAAGGAATCGAAAAGGGCTCCCTGGCCGAGGTCTATTACTGGGGGGCCTTGATGCTGGCGGTAACCCTGCTGGGGGCCTGTTTTGCTGTAACCAGAAGCAATCTGTCCAGCTATGTTTCCCAAAGGATGGGCGGGGATTTGCGGGCAGATTTATTTGGGAAAATCATCTCCTTTGCCGAGCAGAGCGGAGATAAAATCGACGGCGGGTCCCTGATCACCAGAATGACCAATGACACTTCCCAAATCGTTCAGTTCGTCAATGGGATGATGCGTATTTTCCTCAAGGCTCCCCTGACTGGTATCGGCAGTGTGATCCTGGCCAGCTGGCTGAATTTCCGGCTCAGCCTTATTATCTATGGGGTAGTGGCTGTGGTTTCCTTATTGATTTATGCCAGCATGAAGTTCAGCTATCCCCGCTTTTATCAATTGCAAAAGGCTGTGGACCGGGTCAATCTGAAGGTCCAGGAATATTTAATCGGGATCCGGCTGGTGAAAGCCTTTGGGACCTATGAGCAAGAGACGGAAAAATTTGCCGAAGCCAACCGGGAGCTCATGCAGAAGGGGATCTCCTCCCAGATGGTGATTACCGTGATCTCTCCCTTTCTTACTCTGGTGGTGGGGACCGGAACTGCCGCGGTGATCTTTTTGGGCAGCCGCCTGTTTATGCTGGATTTGGCTGATCTTGGCGATATGATGGCCTTTACCATTTATATGGCCCAGATTTTGACCTCGTTGATTATGCTCACCACTGTTTTTACTACGTTCGTACGGACCAAGGCTTCAATGGAGCGGATCGGGGAAGTGCTGGACTGTGCCGAAGATTTTCCCCCCAGCGGGGCAGGGAGAAAGCTGCAGGGGAAGATCACCTTTGACAAGGTTACCTTTGCTTATCCTAACGGCAGCGGGGTCCCGGCCATCCGGGAACTTTCCTTCACCGTCAATCCCGGCGGGAGCCTGGCCATTATCGGTCCCACCGGCAGCGGCAAATCAACCATTGCCTGGCTGCTGCTGCGCTTTTATGATGCGGACAGGGGCAGGATCATGCTGGACGATTACCCTATCCAGGAGCTGGGCGCCGACGAAATCCGCCATAATATCGCTATCGTTCCCCAGAAGCCCCTGCTGTTTTCCGGAACGGTAGCGGAAAACCTCCGCTGGGGGGATAAACAGGCCTCCCCGGAGGAGCTCAGGCAGGCGGCGGAAAAGGCCCAGGCCGACTTTATCGGGCAGATGGCGGAGGGGTACGACAGCCTCCTGGGCAGCGAAGGGGTCAATCTGTCCGGAGGGCAGAAGCAGCGTCTTTCTCTGGCCCGGGCGATCCTGAAAAAAGCCCCGATCCTGATCCTGGACGATGCCACCAGTGCCCTGGATGCGGTGACCGAAGCTAAGGTAAGGGAAAATCTTAAGCATAATGACTACCGGCAAACGCTGGTGATGATCACCCAGCGCTGCGGAACAGCCATGTCGGCGGATCAGATTCTGGTCATGGAGAATGGCCGGCCAGCGGGCTTGGGGTCTCATGAGGAATTGATGAGGACCTGTGCTATTTATCAGGATATTTATCATACACAGCTGGAAAGCAGCAGGGAGGCTTAAGGTATGGCAGGAGGATTTCGCACTCAGCAGCCCAAAGCCCCCGCTCTTGTCAACCGGCCGGGAGCCGGGAACCGCTTTGTTCCGGCTGCCAAACCCAAGAATACCAAAGGGACCCTGGGGCGGATTGTCAAAATCTATCTGCGCTGGGCCAAGAGCATTTTCGCCGTTATTTTGCTCACAGCCGCTTCCTCTCTGGTAGCGGTGGCGATTCCCTATTATGTGGGGCAAACCTTCAATACTTTTCATATTGCCGACCGGAGTGTGGATACGGCCAGGCTGGTTTCCCTGCTGCTGATTATTTTGAGCCTGTATCTCGGCAATCTGCTCCTCAATCTGCTCAACGGGACCATGACGCTGCGGATCTCCCAGAAGCTGGTCTATACTCTGCGCCAGGAGTTTTTTGCCAAAATGCAGAGGCTTCCACTAGGGTTTTATGATACCCGCTCCCATGGGGATACCATGAGCCGGATCACCAATGATATGGATAATATCAGCTCCACCATCGCCCAGACCACCACCCAGCTCATCGCCAGCATCCTGACCCTTGCCGGTTCCCTGGCGGTCATGCTCAGTCTGAATGTGCCTCTGACCTTGGTGGTGCTGCTCTGTGTACCTTTGGTTTTCGTATTGACCAAAACCATCGCCACCCGCAGCCGGGCTTATTTTTTGGCTCAGCAGGGAAGCCTCGGGGCCCTGAACGGGGTCATCGAAGAAAATATTCTGGGTCTGAAAATGGTCAAAGCCTTCAACAGGCAGGAGGAGGTACTCCGCCAATTCCAGGAAATCAACCAGGGCTTGCGTGCAAGCAGCTATAAGGCCCAGGTTTGGTCCGGCTGCATGATGCCCCTGATGAATGTAATCAATAATCTGGTCTTTGCAGCTGTGGCCATCTGCGGGGGAATCCTGACCTTAAGCCAGGGGCTGGCGGTAGGAACGGTGGTCAGCTTTTTAACCTATTCCAAGCAATTTGCCCACCCTCTTAACTCCGTAGCCGGTATGTTTAATACCATCCAGTCGGCTCTGGCCGGGGCGGAGCGGGTTTTTGAAATTCTGGATTATGAGGAAGAGAGGGCAGATGAGGAGAATGCCCTGGAAATGGAACATCCTGCCGGTGCCGTAACCTTTGACGAGGTCAGCTTCTCTTATGACAAGACCCAGCCGATTCTTAAAGAGGTGAGTTTTCAGGTCAATCCAGGGGAGGTCGTTGCCCTGGTGGGAGAAACCGGTGCCGGGAAAACAACCATCGTCAATCTTTTAACCCGCTTTTATGATGCGGACAGCGGGGAGATCAGGATTGACGGGGTGCCGGTTACCCGGATCAAACGGGCCAGCCTGCGCCGCTGCTTCTCAGTTGTGCTGCAGGATACCAGCCTTTTCAGCGGCACGATCATGGACAATATTCGTTATGGGAAAGAGGACGCCACCGAGGAAGAGGTGATCAGGGCGGCGCAAATCGCCCATGCCCACGGCTTTATCACTAAGCTCCCCCAAGGTTATGGGACCCGGGTCTCCGCAGCTAATGATAATCTGAGCCAGGGGCAAAAGCAGCTGATCTCCATCGCCCGGGCGCTGCTCTGCGACAGCCCGATTCTGATCCTGGATGAAGCCACCAGCAGCGTGGATACCAAGACGGAAAAAGATATCCAGAAAGCTCTGGTCAGCCTCATGCAGAACCGGACCAGCTTTCTGATTGCCCACCGTCTTTCCACGATCCGGGATGCGGACCGCATCATGGTGATCGGGGAGGGGCAGATCCTGGAATCCGGCAATCACCAGAGTCTGATGGAAAAGCAAGGCCGATATTATGAAATGGTCATGAGCCAGCTGGGCAGTCAAATGGCTAAATCCTTTTCATTAAAAGCATAGATCCCTAACTGCAGTAGAATGACAGAGCCAGCTGTCAGCCCGATGATCTTCCTGGCTGGATCGGAAGTTCCTTCAAGTACCTCCTGGGGCTGGTAACACTGAAAGAGAGACAGCCTGCGCAGCCAGGAATGCTGCTCACTGAGTCCTCCGGCCACATCCAGGGCGTAAAAGGTTAAGGTTGTTCCCGCCGCCAGAGTGAGATCCAGATCTTCCTGGGCGGTCAGGGCGGAAAAAAACAGGCTGTAAGCGCCAATCAATGAATAAAAGGCCAGGCTGAGCAGCCCAAAACGACAATAGCGCCAGCTGTCGATAGTAATGCCAAAGCGGTAGGCTCCACCGCACAGTCCCAGCAGGGTGGCCAAAACCAGCAGGGCATTCCCGCTGAAAAGCACCAGAGCCTGAGTGAGCAGATAGTCACCCCGGGGAACCGGGGTGGAGAGGAGCAGGGCCAGAGAGCCGTCATCGGCCAATTTGGCCAGCAGCTCATTGGCTGTCTCCACATTGTATAAAGACATCAGCATGGCCCAAATCCGCGCCAGGAATTGGGCGGAGATAAAGGCTTCAAAGGTATCCACCCGTGCCTCTTCAGCGACTCCGAATACGGTTTTTACAGCTGAGGGTATGGAGTCGGTGAGCTGCGTCACGGCCGAATTCTCAGCAATCACAGGGTAGACCCAGGTTAAAAGAGTTTCATAGAGGACGATGCCGGCAGCAAGTTTGGCTATTTTTTTGCGGTTTTGCTTGATCATGGCTCGGAATAAGGCCCGGTTCAAGTGCTATCCCCCCTTAAGCTTGAGTGGTAATAGTGCATAAACGCTTCTTCCAGCTCCAGGGAGCCTTGCTGAAAACGCCTGACCCGGATTTGGGCCAGGGTTTTCCATAGTAATTCCTGTTCACCGGTGACTTGGATCGTAAATTTAAGATGATCCAAGGGGTAAAGGGTGAGGCCGCTTTGCCGGAGCAATTCGGCATCCTCTTCTCCGCTTACCTCAATGTCAAAGGTTTGGCGCTCCTTCTGCTTGAGCTGGGTTATATCCTGAATGGCCAGCAGTTCGCCATCCCGAATCATCCCCACCCGCTCACAGGTTCTTTCGATCTCGGCAAAATGGTGGGAAGACATGAAGATGGTTTTTTCTCGTTTCTTTTCTTCGAGAATCAATTCGATAAAGGTTTTCTGCATAAGAGGATCAAGCCCTGAGCTGGGTTCATCCAAGATAAGAACAGGAGCGTCCAGCATTAATGCAGCAATGATGCCCAACTTCTGCTTCATGCCTTTGGACATTTTGCGAATCCTCTGCTTCGGATCGAGTTCGAGAGCGCGGAGCAGGTCTTTTTGTCTTTTTCTGATCGTTTGCTGTGTTCCATGCATGCCTTCGATAAGATCCAGAAATTCCTGGCCGGTAAACTGTTCCATAAAATGCAATTCTCCAGGCAGATAACCGGTGATTTCCTTTAACTCCGCCCGATCCCGCCAGCAATCCAGCCCCCAAATGCTGGCGCTGCCCAGGTCGGGTTTCATAAACCCCATCAGCAGGCGGATGGTGGTGGTTTTGCCGGCTCCGTTCGGTCCTAATAAGCCCAAAGCTGTCCCTGACTCGACCTGAAAGGAAAGGTTCTTAACCCCTCTTACTTCATGATAGGATTTCGTGAGTTCGCTGACTTCAAGCAAGGCTGGCCACCTCTTTAAAAACCTTTTTCTTCCATAAACTATGCTCTTTACAGTTAATTCGTGATGGGTCATGTTTAGCCGGTTGTTCTGTCTGAGGCAGAAAAGAGAACGCTTGCCAAGCTCACTACTCTATGTTATTATATAGCAGTAGTCAACATTATAGATTACCCATGTTGTTGAAGACCAGGGAGGTAGTATTCTGGATAACCTAAGCGAGATGCTCAAAGGCGTTTTGGAT is a window encoding:
- a CDS encoding ABC transporter substrate-binding protein — translated: MNNTISCLLSKKRVYLLLSLGLVLLLGVFAVGCGNSQVSGAAGGSNTLTISVVTKDIYLDAAVKKFEELHPGVTVKVEEYTSNPLPASSGGKNQEMILRKEDPADIEKYLTAMNAQLMTGQGSDILLLNHLPYETYADKNLLVDIGQLMESDPGFDLSKYYGNILEALKYKDSLYGLPLSFSVDMMAADKALLENSQVEIDDSTWTWEDFVQAAEKVIEDRNGGEDGEIYALAGMNETMLITSLVRENFSKLVDGEKKEAYFDSQEFLDLLNLCRYLIDHNLLNTEPSQNKAMELAARGNLVFSITSLKGLVNLQTLKATFGGEVQLLKPPGQEGDLSFSTDSLYGINNNSANQELAWEFLKFLVSDEMMSQSMFLGMPVNKSVVPEMINQANDTAQKRGAKIMMKSAGESQAQNITLEPLAQEDIDFVESLLTKANVYNGTNQKILSIVQEETTAFFTGQKSAEMTAKLIQDRVNTYLHE
- a CDS encoding class I SAM-dependent methyltransferase, translated to MHRDSVSLNSYEEMAEYYFSYVDRKPFNAYYERPATLSLLPDVAGKRVLDAGCAAGWYTQWLLDKGAAVTAVDFSAGMIEMTRKRVGERAEIIRADLNEPLDFMAKESCDIVLSSLALHYLKDWTLVMSEFHRILAKGGLLIFSVHHPFMDFTVFQRDNYFLTELLDDEWETQKGKVKVQFYRRPLSQILSAVLEAGFLLEKVLEPMPTEEFKSAQPDAYRRLTYKPQFLFLRARKP
- a CDS encoding DMT family transporter, translated to MAEKRMAYLAAIIYAFIIGLSFMFVKLTLTVATPLDTLAHRFTVAFLAATLFIFFTKHKVNIGWHDVAQIAPLATLYPILFFGFQIFGLARTTSSEAGIIQSTVPIFTLLLAVFILKEKVGRGQLISVFLSVFGVIYLLAMSGAESQTANIVGSVLIILSAFTNALYNVLARRLTQRYSLLTLTYIMTLFGFIAFNSLAIGSRVLAGTVGEFFQPLLHWQFVVAVLYLGILSSLVTSFLANFVLSKIEAAKMSVFSNVATLITILAGILFLQEAFHFYHVIGGMMIITGVVGTNLMGARSKAKEKAKTKDVEE
- a CDS encoding ABC transporter ATP-binding protein codes for the protein MTLYYNYLGKYKIPFLIAVLCVTLEAVCDLLGPTLMARIINQGIEKGSLAEVYYWGALMLAVTLLGACFAVTRSNLSSYVSQRMGGDLRADLFGKIISFAEQSGDKIDGGSLITRMTNDTSQIVQFVNGMMRIFLKAPLTGIGSVILASWLNFRLSLIIYGVVAVVSLLIYASMKFSYPRFYQLQKAVDRVNLKVQEYLIGIRLVKAFGTYEQETEKFAEANRELMQKGISSQMVITVISPFLTLVVGTGTAAVIFLGSRLFMLDLADLGDMMAFTIYMAQILTSLIMLTTVFTTFVRTKASMERIGEVLDCAEDFPPSGAGRKLQGKITFDKVTFAYPNGSGVPAIRELSFTVNPGGSLAIIGPTGSGKSTIAWLLLRFYDADRGRIMLDDYPIQELGADEIRHNIAIVPQKPLLFSGTVAENLRWGDKQASPEELRQAAEKAQADFIGQMAEGYDSLLGSEGVNLSGGQKQRLSLARAILKKAPILILDDATSALDAVTEAKVRENLKHNDYRQTLVMITQRCGTAMSADQILVMENGRPAGLGSHEELMRTCAIYQDIYHTQLESSREA
- a CDS encoding ABC transporter ATP-binding protein; this encodes MAGGFRTQQPKAPALVNRPGAGNRFVPAAKPKNTKGTLGRIVKIYLRWAKSIFAVILLTAASSLVAVAIPYYVGQTFNTFHIADRSVDTARLVSLLLIILSLYLGNLLLNLLNGTMTLRISQKLVYTLRQEFFAKMQRLPLGFYDTRSHGDTMSRITNDMDNISSTIAQTTTQLIASILTLAGSLAVMLSLNVPLTLVVLLCVPLVFVLTKTIATRSRAYFLAQQGSLGALNGVIEENILGLKMVKAFNRQEEVLRQFQEINQGLRASSYKAQVWSGCMMPLMNVINNLVFAAVAICGGILTLSQGLAVGTVVSFLTYSKQFAHPLNSVAGMFNTIQSALAGAERVFEILDYEEERADEENALEMEHPAGAVTFDEVSFSYDKTQPILKEVSFQVNPGEVVALVGETGAGKTTIVNLLTRFYDADSGEIRIDGVPVTRIKRASLRRCFSVVLQDTSLFSGTIMDNIRYGKEDATEEEVIRAAQIAHAHGFITKLPQGYGTRVSAANDNLSQGQKQLISIARALLCDSPILILDEATSSVDTKTEKDIQKALVSLMQNRTSFLIAHRLSTIRDADRIMVIGEGQILESGNHQSLMEKQGRYYEMVMSQLGSQMAKSFSLKA
- a CDS encoding ABC transporter permease subunit — translated: MNRALFRAMIKQNRKKIAKLAAGIVLYETLLTWVYPVIAENSAVTQLTDSIPSAVKTVFGVAEEARVDTFEAFISAQFLARIWAMLMSLYNVETANELLAKLADDGSLALLLSTPVPRGDYLLTQALVLFSGNALLVLATLLGLCGGAYRFGITIDSWRYCRFGLLSLAFYSLIGAYSLFFSALTAQEDLDLTLAAGTTLTFYALDVAGGLSEQHSWLRRLSLFQCYQPQEVLEGTSDPARKIIGLTAGSVILLQLGIYAFNEKDLAI
- a CDS encoding ABC transporter ATP-binding protein, translated to MLEVSELTKSYHEVRGVKNLSFQVESGTALGLLGPNGAGKTTTIRLLMGFMKPDLGSASIWGLDCWRDRAELKEITGYLPGELHFMEQFTGQEFLDLIEGMHGTQQTIRKRQKDLLRALELDPKQRIRKMSKGMKQKLGIIAALMLDAPVLILDEPSSGLDPLMQKTFIELILEEKKREKTIFMSSHHFAEIERTCERVGMIRDGELLAIQDITQLKQKERQTFDIEVSGEEDAELLRQSGLTLYPLDHLKFTIQVTGEQELLWKTLAQIRVRRFQQGSLELEEAFMHYYHSSLRGDST